GATCCCAAAGGAGCTTTGGAGAGATTATAACTGGCAGATCCAAAACAGAATAAAAACTAAAGAGGCAATTGAAAGGTATATAAAGCTAACGCCCCAAGAGCTGGAAGGGATAGAAAAAACTAATGGCATATACCCCTTTGCCATAACCCCCTACTATCTGTCCTTGATAGACCCAGAGGACTCGGAAGATCCTATAAGGCTACAAGCCATACCAAGGGCATTGGAAGTAGATGAGCACATTCAGAGTTTTGGAGAACCGGACGCTTTAAAGGAGCAAGGAGACATTCCAGGTCTTACCCACAGATACCCGGACAGGGTCCTTTTGCAAGTTACAACCTTCTGTGCGGTCTATTGCAGACACTGCATGAGAAAGAGGATATTTGCTCAAGGTGAAAGGGCTATAACCAACGAAGAGCTAAAGTTAATGCTGGATTACATAAAAGCCCATCCTGAGGTGAGAGAAGTATTGCTTTCGGGCGGAGACCCCCTTAGCCTTAGCATTAAAAAGTTAGAACTTATACTTTCTGAGATCAGAAAAATACCCCACGTGGAGATCATACGCATAGGAACCAGGTTGCCAGTCCTTGCACCCCAGAGATTCTTTGATCCTAAGGTTTTAGATGTGTTGGAAAAATACTCTCCTATATGGATAAGCACCCACTTTAACCATCCAAAGGAAATAACTCCAGAGGCTCAAGAAGCGGTGGAAAACCTTTTAAGAAGGGGCATACCAGTTCTCAATCAGACAGTCCTACTAAAGGGAGTTAATGACAATCCAGAGACTATGCTTGAGCTTATGAGAAAGTTAATAAAAATAAAGGTCAAACCCCAGTATCTTTTTCACTGTGATCCAATTAAGGGTGCTATCCACTTTAGAACAACCTTGGAAAAGGGCTTGGAAATTATGCAATATTTAAGAGGCAGAATATCTGGCTACGCCATACCCACTTATGCGGTGGATCTACCAGGTGGGAAGGGGAAAGTGCCTTTACTGCCCAAATACCTGATAGACAGCGATGGAACAAAGCATACCTTTTTAAGCTGGGATGGACAGAAGGTGGAATACGACATTTGCGAATTTTAGAAAAAGAGCTTTTGCACTGATCTTCTCTCTTAAGGAGATAATTACAGGAAACTTGGGGCATTACTCTTCTGCTATGACGTACAGGTTTTTGATGGTGTTTAGTTCTCTTATTGTGCTTTTAGGTTTTCTGTCTTCCTTTTTACCTTTTCTTAATCCTGATAGAGTTTTTGAACTCATTAACCAGATTCTGCCAAAGTATGCAAGTTCAATCTTTGAAAAGCTTCAGAGCATTTATAAGCATAGAAACTTGGGAACCATATTATCGGTGTTAATTTCTTACTTTTTTGTAGTTAGCTATGCTAAGATGTTTGCCAAGCTTTTGTCTGACATAGTAGAGACGCAGATCAAACTCAGAGAAGTGTTTCTGTGGGTGTTTATACCCATCTATCTGCTGTTTTTTTCCATTAGCATACTTGTTGGTTCAGCCTTTTTGTCCTTTATACAAGCCTTTCTGCCTGAGTGGTTAAGTGTTTTGCTGTTTATCGTGAAAATAGTTATCTTTTTGCCGATTGTATATTTTCTATACTGGTTCTTTTTAAAAGATCTAATAAAACCACTTTACATATTGGAAGCTTCTGTCTATTTTCTTTTAGCTCTAAACATCATAAACTTCTTTTTTTCTAAGTTTTTTGTGAAGCTTGTTAGTTTAAACCCACTCTATGGTTTGTTAGGTTCTCTTTTGCTTTTTTTGATATGGTTGGAGTTGGTATTTTCTTTTCTTTTGGGTGCTGTTTTGTATGCCAAGCGATTAAATTAAAATAACTAAGAATGAGTGGGCATGAGATAAGAGAACTTTTTCTAACATTTTTTGAAGGTAAGGGGCATACGAGGGTAAAAAGTGCTTCGTTAATACCAGAGTCGGACCCAACCTTGCTTTTTACTAATGCGGGCATGGTTCCCTTTAAAAATGTATTCCTTGGGTTGGAAAAAAGGCCCTATTCAAGGGCTGTGTCCTGTCAGAAGTGCCTTAGGGTTTCTGGAAAGCACAACGACTTGGAAAGTGTAGGATACACCTCAAGGCATCACACCTTTTTTGAAATGCTTGGTAACTTCTCCTTTGGTGATTACTTCAAAAGGGAAGCCATACTCTTTGCTTGGGAGTTTGTTACTGAGTGGCTAAAAATTCCAAAAGAGAGAATATATGTAAGCGTGTATAGAGAAGACGAAGAGGCTTACAGAATATGGAACGAAGAGGTAGGACTATCTACGGATAGGATTTGGAGGCTCGGAGAAGAGGACAACTTCTGGCAGATGGGAGATACAGGACCTTGTGGTCCTTCTTCAGAAATATACGTGGATAGAGGAGAAGAAGCAGGAGAAGAAAGGTTTTTGGAGGTTTGGAACCTTGTTTTTATGCAATACAACAGGGACCAAAAGGGCAATCTAACTCCACTTCCCAATCCAAGCATAGACACAGGTATGGGTCTTGAGAGGATCGCAAGCGTCCTGCAAAACACAAAAACAAACTTTGAAATAGACCTTATAAGACCAATAGTAAGCTTTGGGGAGGAAATAAGCGGGAAAGCTTACGGAGAGAATTATGAGCATACGGTAGCCTTAAGGGTAATAGCGGACCACCTTAGAGCCTTAACCTTTGCCATATCTGATGGAGTTTTTCCGTCCAACACCGGCAGAGGATACGTCTTAAGGAGGATCCTAAGGCGAGCTCTAAGGTTCGGCTACAAGCTGGGCATACTGGAGCCTTTCCTACACAAGGGAGTGGATGTGGTGGTAGATGTTATGAAGTCAGCCTATCCCGAGCTTGTTCAAACTAAAAACTTTGTCAAAGGAGTAATAAAGGCAGAAGAGGAGAGATTCATAAACACCTTCAAAAACGCCATGCCGTTGGTAGAAGAGTTTGTAAGCAGAGCTTTGGAAGAGGGCAGAAGCTTTTTGAAAGGTGAAGAGGTATTTAAACTTTACGATACCTACGGCTTTCCCTTGGACCTGTTGGAGGAAATAGCAAAAGAAAACAACCTTAGCCTTGATATGGAAGGTTTTGAGCAGGAAATGACAGTTCAAAGAGAAAGGGCAAGGCAAAGCTTTAAGATAGAAACCAAGGAAGTAAAACCTATATACCAGCATCTAAAGAACATAGGAAGGGTTTCCACCTTTGTGGGCTACGAAACCACAACGAGCCAGTCAAGGATAATAGCCATAGTGAAGGACGGGGAGCTTGTATCCGAACTAAAGGAAGGGGAAAGTGGGGAGGTGTTTATAGACATCACACCTTTTTATGCAGAAAGGGGAGGACAGGTAGGAGATACGGGGACCATAGAGAGCACCGAGGGTGTTTTTGTGGTGGAAGACACCCAATCTCCCGTAGAAGGTGTGATAACTCACATTGGTAAGTTGGTAAAGGGGAGGTTGGCGGTAGGAGACCAGGTGGTTGCAATAGTGGAGAACGAAAGGAGGGAAGACATAAAGAGAAATCACACTGCCACCCATCTGCTACACGCAGCCCTTAGGTTAGTTTTGGGAGACCATGTAAGACAGGCAGGTTCTTTGGTAGCAGACAAGTATCTACGCTTTGACTTTACTCACTTTCAACCGCTCACTCTGGAAGAGATAAAGAAGGTAGAGGAGCTGGTAAATGAGCAGATAAGAAAAGACGAGCCTGTGATGACGGAAGAGAAGGACTACAGAGAAGCTATAAAGGAAGGTGCTATAGCTATTTTTGAGGAGAAGTATGGCGATAGGGTTAGAGTGCTGAGCGTGGGAGACTTTTCCAAAGAGCTGTGCGGTGGAACCCATGTCTCGAGAACTGGAGAGATAGGATACTTCAAGATAGTTTCGGAGTCTTCCATAGGTGCTGGTTTGAGGCGTATTTTAGCAAAAACTGGCAGATGGGCTGTGGAGGAGTCTTTCAGAGACTCCCAGATGCTTGGACAGATCGCTATAAGTTTGGGTGTGGCAAAGGAAGACGTGGGAGATGCGGTAGAGAGGATAAAGGAAAAGATAAAGGACTTGGAAAGAGAAATTCAGAGGTTAAAGTCCGAATTAGCAAGGACGCAGGCAAGGGACAGAATAAAAGAAGAGAGCATTGGTTCATACACTCTCTTTTACGGTCTATTGGATGAGGTGGATGGGGAATTTTTGAGAGAGCTTTCGGACCAGCTAAGACAAAACAGGCAAAGAGTTATTGTCTTTTTGGCAAGTAGGAAGGAAGGAAAGCTATCTACCGTTTTAGCTTTATCCAAAGATATGGTCGGTAAGCTTTCCGCAAAGGAGCTTGTAAAGGAAGTGGGAAGTCTGCTTGGTGGTGGCGGAGGAGGAAGGGAAGACATAGCTCAGGGCGGTGGCACAAAGCCGGAAAACTTTGAAAAGGCGGTAAAACTCCTGAAGGAGAAGTTGGAATGAAGATCCTTATTATGGAAAAGAATTTGCTTTTAGCCAGCAAGATAAAGAACTCCTTAGCAGGATTGGATGTTAGAGTAGGAGAGGAGAAAGGAGGGAGCAAAGTTATAGCTTACTGTGGTCACAAAAGAACGGACCTAATCCAAAAGGCAAAGGAAAACGGCGCAGACCTTGTTGTCCCAAACAGTAAGATCGTAGATGCAAGAAGTCTGATTGAAGGTTAATTTACTATGCCCAAGCATAGAAAAGGTAAAGTAAAGTTAGAACATCATCTTTTAGAAGGTTTAGAGGAATATGTGCAGAGATTATCTGATTTAGCATCAGTTCAGTCCATAATCCCTGGCAGGATATCAAGACAGAACAAAGGAAGAGGCTCAAAGGGTCTCTTTTTGAAATACGAAACCCCGGTTGGTTATAAACTTCTATACAAAAACGGCACTTCCGTGCAAGAGGTTTTCTTAGTTTGCTCGGACAAACAAAAATGTTTAGAAGAACTTAGAGAAGTTTTCAATCTTTAAACTTTCCTTCAAAGGTTCTTACGTAGTCCAAAAGCTCCTTTTTCCCGTCAAAAAATATAGCTACATACTGGGCAAGCCGTTCTCCAAGTCTTCTGCAGGCTTCTTGCTCTTCTTCTGTTCTTGGCTCACCAGCCACCACCGCTCCGTAGTGAAGGGTAAATTTTTTACCAACATAATCAGTTACTCCAAAGACTAAAAAGCCAAAGTTCATAAGCACTGTAAGTATGGACATACAGGCTATTTCATTTCCACCGCCCCAGCCACCGGCAGAGGAAAAGGCGCAGGCAATTTTGCCGTCTATCTCTCCCCAGAGCTCTCCCAAAACATCGTCAAAGAACCTTTTTAGTTTCCAAGAGATAACTCCCATGTTTGTAGGAGAACCAACCGCAAGTCCATCAGCCCAAAGCACGTCTTCTTTTGTGGCATCATCTACCTTTTTAACTCTTACCTCCGTTCCCTCCACCCTTTTTGCACCT
The genomic region above belongs to Thermocrinis sp. and contains:
- a CDS encoding KamA family radical SAM protein, whose amino-acid sequence is MKIPKELWRDYNWQIQNRIKTKEAIERYIKLTPQELEGIEKTNGIYPFAITPYYLSLIDPEDSEDPIRLQAIPRALEVDEHIQSFGEPDALKEQGDIPGLTHRYPDRVLLQVTTFCAVYCRHCMRKRIFAQGERAITNEELKLMLDYIKAHPEVREVLLSGGDPLSLSIKKLELILSEIRKIPHVEIIRIGTRLPVLAPQRFFDPKVLDVLEKYSPIWISTHFNHPKEITPEAQEAVENLLRRGIPVLNQTVLLKGVNDNPETMLELMRKLIKIKVKPQYLFHCDPIKGAIHFRTTLEKGLEIMQYLRGRISGYAIPTYAVDLPGGKGKVPLLPKYLIDSDGTKHTFLSWDGQKVEYDICEF
- a CDS encoding DUF2103 domain-containing protein translates to MPKHRKGKVKLEHHLLEGLEEYVQRLSDLASVQSIIPGRISRQNKGRGSKGLFLKYETPVGYKLLYKNGTSVQEVFLVCSDKQKCLEELREVFNL
- the alaS gene encoding alanine--tRNA ligase gives rise to the protein MSGHEIRELFLTFFEGKGHTRVKSASLIPESDPTLLFTNAGMVPFKNVFLGLEKRPYSRAVSCQKCLRVSGKHNDLESVGYTSRHHTFFEMLGNFSFGDYFKREAILFAWEFVTEWLKIPKERIYVSVYREDEEAYRIWNEEVGLSTDRIWRLGEEDNFWQMGDTGPCGPSSEIYVDRGEEAGEERFLEVWNLVFMQYNRDQKGNLTPLPNPSIDTGMGLERIASVLQNTKTNFEIDLIRPIVSFGEEISGKAYGENYEHTVALRVIADHLRALTFAISDGVFPSNTGRGYVLRRILRRALRFGYKLGILEPFLHKGVDVVVDVMKSAYPELVQTKNFVKGVIKAEEERFINTFKNAMPLVEEFVSRALEEGRSFLKGEEVFKLYDTYGFPLDLLEEIAKENNLSLDMEGFEQEMTVQRERARQSFKIETKEVKPIYQHLKNIGRVSTFVGYETTTSQSRIIAIVKDGELVSELKEGESGEVFIDITPFYAERGGQVGDTGTIESTEGVFVVEDTQSPVEGVITHIGKLVKGRLAVGDQVVAIVENERREDIKRNHTATHLLHAALRLVLGDHVRQAGSLVADKYLRFDFTHFQPLTLEEIKKVEELVNEQIRKDEPVMTEEKDYREAIKEGAIAIFEEKYGDRVRVLSVGDFSKELCGGTHVSRTGEIGYFKIVSESSIGAGLRRILAKTGRWAVEESFRDSQMLGQIAISLGVAKEDVGDAVERIKEKIKDLEREIQRLKSELARTQARDRIKEESIGSYTLFYGLLDEVDGEFLRELSDQLRQNRQRVIVFLASRKEGKLSTVLALSKDMVGKLSAKELVKEVGSLLGGGGGGREDIAQGGGTKPENFEKAVKLLKEKLE
- a CDS encoding flavodoxin family protein, translating into MGRVLVIYDSRTGNTEKMAFLVAEGAKRVEGTEVRVKKVDDATKEDVLWADGLAVGSPTNMGVISWKLKRFFDDVLGELWGEIDGKIACAFSSAGGWGGGNEIACMSILTVLMNFGFLVFGVTDYVGKKFTLHYGAVVAGEPRTEEEQEACRRLGERLAQYVAIFFDGKKELLDYVRTFEGKFKD
- a CDS encoding YhjD/YihY/BrkB family envelope integrity protein, giving the protein MDRRWNTTFANFRKRAFALIFSLKEIITGNLGHYSSAMTYRFLMVFSSLIVLLGFLSSFLPFLNPDRVFELINQILPKYASSIFEKLQSIYKHRNLGTILSVLISYFFVVSYAKMFAKLLSDIVETQIKLREVFLWVFIPIYLLFFSISILVGSAFLSFIQAFLPEWLSVLLFIVKIVIFLPIVYFLYWFFLKDLIKPLYILEASVYFLLALNIINFFFSKFFVKLVSLNPLYGLLGSLLLFLIWLELVFSFLLGAVLYAKRLN